The nucleotide sequence ACTCTCCTCTGCGGAGGATACTGGTTTTGAGCTTGGCGGTTTAAAAAGCTAGCACTAGCAGTATTAGCACCGAGCGTATGGAATATGCCAGCTTTTATTTGCGATTGGAGTTTGTCGTGGCCGTCACGGACAGGACACTCGCCTTCGGTCTTCCCGTGGACTCGTAGACCAACTCCTACTTAAGATTAGGCTGGAGTGATTTTTTTTCTGTCCTGCAAACCACAGTACAAATGTAGGACATTGACCTGATCTCCAAGACGACATTTAACACGCAGGAAACCAGGTCGCTGTCACCTGAGGAAGTGGCGCTTCGCAAAGAGCTAAAACGCAAATGTCTTGGATTCTTGACGTCCTTGCCTGGCAATCGCCCGTCAGCGCTCACGTCTGCTGTTCCTCGCCGAGGGAGACGCGAACACCCGATTCTTCCACCTGCAGGCGTGCCACCGCAGCCGCAAGAACCACAtcgcatcacattgtcaaataaCTTTTGGCATTTGTCGCAAATTAAGAGAACATTCTCTTCGCATTGTCTCTTATCCTAAATATAAGTCATTTTTAGGACATTGGCATGATCTCGAATACGACATTTAACATGCAACTTGTATAAATATATACTccctcaattccaaattataattcgtttgacttttttaacCCCAAGTTtgatcactcgtcttattcaaaaaatttgtgcaaacataGTAAAAAATTTAAgttattcttgaagaacttttgttaataaagcaagccacaacaaaagatgtgatattttgcataaattttttaataagacaagtggtcaaacttggagccaaaaaaaaatcaaacgaattataatttggaacagagttAGTACTATAGATCAAGTTGTATTGTATGCTATGAAAGGATTTTCCATATGTGATTAATCTAGCAACGTCAATCATGTGTTATCAACCTACGTAACATTTTATATATTGATAATCCCAGTTAAGAAGTTTGATGGGTGAACAATGTCGGTTTACCAAACTTTTTCTTTATTACGGAGCAGTGCAACACGTACATGTTGGCACACCAGATGTGTCAAACTGAAGAACAAGATTCAGGTGGCAACTTCAGTTATTAGCCACCAAAATGTAGTGCAAAATATCAGGAACAGTGAAATTCGAACTCCAAACAGAAATGGACACACGAATTTTTTGGACTCCTATAATATACTGCTTGATCGATCAATCCTCTTCAGTCTTTCACCAGCCAAGCCCAATGGCGGCGGGCACGGGGCGGccagggcgggcgggcgggcgcgacGAGGTTGCCGGCGGGGTCGTAGTTGATGACGCCGGAGAAGTCGGGGAGCTGGCACTTGCCGCCCATGAGGATGCCCTTCTGCCAGACGCACGGCGACGCCTCCAGGCCGCCGGGCTGCACCTGGTGCACGGCCGCGATGGCTGGCTCCGTCCGCCGCCGGCTCACGCTGGCCAGGGCGCGCCGCAGCCGCCCGCCAGGCCCCGGCGCCGAGTGCGACGCGCacagcgccagcgccagcgcgcACACGGCCAGGAAAGCTGCCGCGGCGGACACCGCAGGGCCGAGGTGGCTGCCTGGCCCTGACGCCGCCGGCAGCGCGGCGGCGATCGCGTGGAGCGCGAGGTGGCGCGGCATGCTTGCATTAATTTCTGGAGTGGAATCCAGAAGTGTTTTCTCTGACTCTGAGCGGTCACTCGGTCAGGTGTGGTGTGCTGGCtccttataatccgtcttttttcttttttagcttgttttttctggAGTGGAAACTCTGTTCGTTTCTCTTGTAATTCgtctttttcaacttgttttttcatagtatttttctctcacaacaaattagccgaaAAGCGAAACGAACGTGGTGAATGGCTAAATCCTGCGGCGTTGGAGCGCGCTGGATTTTATGAATTTATAGCGGCAAGCCACCGAAGCCAGATTTGCCGTGCTTTTTCGTGCGTGGAGTAGTTTGCTTGCTCTGCCTGTGAAAGAGCTGCATGGGGCTGGTGGTGGAGCCAAGACTGGAGAGTGGTTTGCTAGCTCTGCATGTTCCAACTTGCCCAGGCATTGACTCTTGAGTGCTAACTGAACCATTCTGTTTCGAACCTTTCCAAAATTCAGCTATTTTAAAGTAGTAATTTGAAGCTTTAAAAGGCCTAAAAAATTGACTGCAGCTTCTAACAGACATATTGCTCAAATCAATATTTATTATGTTTTTGTTTGTGATATGTAAGGATGGAAAATATCTCAGTTTGGGTCACTTTACATGACGAGATAAAACAATATGTTGCCAATTATgctactactccctctgtcccaaaaacaATGCAATTTTCTCAAGTTTGACttattttatagaaaaaatatcaatatttatgtctctaaatagttttactatgaaaatatatttcataatcaaTATAACGATACTTATTTGATTAATACTTTTTTCCTATAGAGGTGGTCAAAGTTAAAATTGTTTCTCTCTTTGGGAAttgagaattgcatttttttttctttctttttacaaTCTCTATTGGCAGAGGCATCAGCCTTTTATTccgtcttcccatcaagaaacaAAGCAACTCAATCCCCCAACCCCCAACCCcaacacacaaacacacacaaaaaCTGACACAATAATTGCGTGCATTGTTTTCTAAGAGTATTATGATCAGTAATTTTAGATGTTTCTGGTCCTGATTCCTACTGCCACACAGATATCATGGCTCAGGTTTTGTTCTGAGTCAACACTCTATCCTTCAAGATCCTGAGGGCTTCTCCAATCCCATCCTGTGCACAATATAACAAAGTGAAAAGTAGTAAGTTTTCAATCTTTTTTTGAAAATAATAAGCATTGGTCTATATGGCTATACCCTTGATACAATGATTGTAGAGTTCCATCGAGACAACGCACCTCAAAAGAAAGCCTATCAGCAATTTTGGCCGCCTGAGTTTTGATTTCCGGTGATAAAGCTGATCTGATAGCTCCAACTAGCACATCGGCAGCATTGTGGATGCTCAAGGCGTCATCATTATCTGGGACTAGATTTTGTCTTTGTAGGGGTTCAGGCACCACTCCTAACCAATGTAGCCTCTCTGCCCAGTAAAATTGGTCCAGCAGGAAAGGACATGTTACCTGCATGAAAAGATTTAGTACAATGGGTCAATCCCAAAGCAGGTAGCCATATCATTAAATGGTCAAGAAAATGCAGAATCTTGAAGATGATGTCATGTGTGGACGGACGTACGCAAGGCGCAGGCGCGCCCGCGACGTACGCCGCGCGGCTGAGCGCGCAGAGCGCGCGGTCCACCAGCCCGAAGGGGCAACTTCCAGTGGCTAGAAATCAGGGATGGATTAGAGGCTGTTTTGGTTAGTCCTATAATTAGGGGAATTCCTTCCATAGTTGGTTGAGCCATTGGCTATTTATTCCTATAAGCAGGGAAGAATGAATTAAGCAAGATTAATCTCCtattctcttcttcctccacgcCTCCTAAGCCCAGCCGGTTGAGAGGGGTATAACCTCCGCCCTGGAAGACTCAGCCGGAGACTACGAGCTTCGTAGTCGAGGGCCAGCTACCTTAAACTACagtgcccttgacaacctggtatcacggtctCGTCGATCCTCTCCCACCCGCTCCTCCCGTTCCTCTTCCGCAGCCGCCCAGCCCGATTCCGCCGCACCCCCATCGCCCTCCTCAGCCGCGTCCGTCTCCCTCGCGCCAATCATGGCCGAGCCCTCCGCAGCCGACCTCATGGCAGCCATCAAGGCCCTCACCGACGACATGGCTACCATGAAGGCCGATATGGCCTCGCTGAAGAAGGAGAAGTCCGAGTcgtccgccggcggcggcggtggcgatcgGCGCGCGGAAGGTCAGCACCCTGACTACCCGCCAAAGCATAAGAAGTGGGATTTCCCACGCTTCGACGGCACCACCGACCCCATGCTCTTCCTCAACAAATGAGGCTCCTACTTCCGCCAACACCGTACCATGGCGGAGGAACGCGTGTGGCAGGCTTCCTACCACCTCGACGGCGTCGCGCAGCTGTGGTATACCCAGCTCGAGGAGAACTCCGGCACGCCCACCTGGGCGCGCTTCAAGGAGTTCCTCAACCTGCGGTTCGGGCCGCCGCTCCGGTCGGCGCCGCTGTTCGAACTCACCGAGTGCCGGCGCACGGGCACCGTCGAGGAGTACTCCAACCGTTTTCAGGCGCTCCTGCCTCGTGCGGGTCGGCTGGACGAGGAGCAGCGCGTCCAGCTCTACACCGGCGGTCTGCTGGCACCGTTCAGCCATGCCGTTCGCCTCCACAACCCCGACTCGCTCGCCGCTGCCATGAGCATCGCACGCCAGATCGAGCTGATGGAGGCCGAGCGCCCGACGCCGCCTGCGCCACGCGCGCCTGCGCGGGGCATCCTTCCTGCGCCCGCTCCCCGGGCCGCCCTGCCGCCACCACCACAGCCGCTGGCACTGCCTGCACCCCCGGCGGCCGCGCAGCCGGGCCGCGGTGACGGAAATCGCCGCCTCTCGCCCGAGGAGATGGCTGAGCGCCGCCGTCTCGGTCTCTGTTTCAACTGCAACGAGAAATACACTCGCGGCCATAACCGTTTTTGCAGGCGCATCTTCTTCCTGGAGGGTGTCGAGATTGACGACGTCGCGAACGAGGCGGCGACGGCCGCGCCCGACGCCGAGGCCCCCTGCTTTTCCCTTCAGGCCGTGGCTGGGGTCCCTGTGGCGGGTACCATGCAGATCCGCGTGGCCCTCGGCGCCACAGCCCTCGTCGCTCTCCTCGACTCCGGCAGCACGCATAATTTCATCTCGGAGGCAGCGGCCCGGCGTTCCGGCCTTCCTCTGCGCCAGCGCCCCCGCCTCACCGCCTTGGTCGCGAACGGCGAGCGCGTCACCTGCGACGGCGTCATCCGCGACGCCCCCCTGCTCATCGACGGCGTCGCGTTCCCGGCTGACCTCTTCGTCATGCCGCTGGCAGGGTACGACGTCGTCCTGGGGACACGGTGGCTGGGCACGCGGGGGGCCATCGTCTGGTACCTCGGCCGCCGGCGCATGACGTTCCAGCACCAGGGGCGCCCAGTCTCCTGGACAGGCGTCGCCTGCCCCTCAGCACCGTCCCTAGGCGCCACCTCGGAGGCCGCCCCTCTCCTCGACGCACCGCTGCACGCGTACGGGGGACTCTTCGCGGACCCGGCGGGTCTACCCCCCAAACGCGCGCACGACCACCGCATCACCCTGAAGCCCGGCGCCCAGCCCGTCGCCGTACGGCCCTATCGGTACCCGGCGGCACACAAGGACGAGTTGGAGCGGCAGTGCGCCGCTATGATCGAGCAGGGGATCGTCCGCCGCAGCGACTCGCCCTTCTCGTcgccggtcctcctcgtcaaAAAGCCGAACGGTTCGTGgcgtttctgcgtcgactacAGGGCGCTCAATGCGCTCACCGTCAAGGACGCCTTTCCGATTCTGGTGGTTGACGAGCTCCTCGACGAGCTCCATGGCGCtaagttcttcaccaagctggaccTCAGGTccgggtaccatcaggtgcggatGCGGCCGGAAGATGttcacaagacggcgttccgcacccacgatggcctctacgagttcctggtgatggCATTCGGGCTATGCAATGCTCCGGCAACGTTCCAGAGCCTGATGAATGACGTGCTCCGGCCGTTTCTCCGTCGTTTCGTCCTGGTATTTTTTGATGATATTCTCATCTACAGCAGGACATGGGCAGATCACCTCCGTCATCTTCGGGCCGTCCTCGACGAACTGCGACGCCACCAGCTCTTCGTCAAGCGCTCCAAATGTTCCTTTGGAGCCCCCTCCGTCGCCTACCTCGGCCACATCATCTCCGCGCAGGGGGTGGCCATGGACCCGGCCAAGGTGCAGGCGATCCACGACTGGCCGGCTCCGCGCTCGGTGCGGGCAGTACGCGGCTTCCTCGGTCTGGCAggctactaccgcaagttcgtccacAGCTACGGGGCACTTGCTGCACCACTGTCGGCGCTCCTCAAGAAGGAGGGCTTCTCCTGGGACGACGCGGCAGCCTCGGCGTTCGCGGCTCTCAAAGCCGCCATCACGGCCGCCCCCCGTCCTCGCCATGCCGGACTTCACCAAGCTGTTCACCGTCGAGTGCGACGCGTCGACCGTCGGGTTTGGGGTGGTCCTGACTCAGGAAGGCCACCCGGTCGCCTTCTTCAGCCGACCAGTGGCGCCCCGCCACCGCGCGCTGGCCGCCTACGAGCGCGAACTTATCGGCCTCGTCCAGGCCGTACGGCACTGGCGGCCGTATCTCTGGGGGCGGCGCTTCATCGTCAAGACGGACCACTACAGCCTGAAGTAtctcctcgaccagcgcctcgcCACGATCCCTCAGCACCACTGGGTCGGCAAGCTCTTGGGCTTCGATTTCTCGGTGGAGTACCGCTCCGGCGCCACAAACATCGTCGCTGACGCCCTCTCCCGCCGCTACACCGAACAGGGGGAGGTCATGGCGATCTCGGCGCCCCGCTTCGACCTCGTCGACCGTCTGCGCCATGCCCAGGCCACCGACCCGGCCCTGGTCGCCCTCTACACCGAGGTCCGTGCGGGCGCCCGCGCTGCCCCCTGGGCACTGGTGGATGGCATGGTCACCTACGACGGCCGCCTCTACATCCCACCCGCGTCGCCGCTACTCCAGGAGGTCATGGCAGCCGTCCACAACGATGGCCACGAAGGCATCCACCGCACTCTCCATCGCCTTCGGCGAGATTTCCACTTCCCCAACATGCGCCGCATCGTGCAGGAGTTCGTGCAGGCCTGCCGTACCTGCCAGCAGTTCAAGTCGGACCACCTCCGGCCGACGGGGCTGCTGCAGCCGCTACCATTGCCATCCGCGGTCTGGGCCGACATCGGCATCGACTTCATCGAGGCGCTGCCCGAGGCGCTACCCAAGGTGCAGGGCAAGACAGTCATCCTCTCCGTGGTGGACCGtttcagcaagtactgccacttcatcCCGTTGGCACACCCCTACACCGCGGAGTCCGTCGCCCAGGCTTTCTTCGCCGACATCGTTCGCCTCTATGGTGTCCCACAGTCCATTGTCTCGGACCACGATCCGGTGTTTACGTCGGCGTTCTGGCAGGAGCTTATGCGGCTCACCGGGACAAAGCTCTTCATGTCATCCGCCTTCCATCCGCAGACGAACGGACAGACCGAGGCCGCCAACCGCGTCATCGTCATGTACTTGCGCTGTTTCTCCGGTGACTGTCCGCGCCAGTGGCTCAGGTGGCTGCCATGGGCGGAGTACATCTACAACACCGCCTACCAGTCCTCTCTCCGCGACACGCCGTTCCGGGTGGTCTACGGCTGGGATCCCCCGGCCATTCGCTCCTATGAGCCGGGCGAGACCCGGGTGGCCGCGGTGGCTCAGGAGATGGAGGAGCGCGCTGCCTTCCTCGACGACGTCCGCTATCGCCTGGAGCAGGCTCAGGCGGCACAGAAGCGCATCTACGACCGGCACCATCGCCCGGTGTCCTTCCAGGTCGGCGACTGGGCTTGGCTGCGCCTTCGGCAACGCGCTGCGGCGTCCCTCCCCAACGCGCCCAAGGGGAAGCTCAAGCCTCGCTATATCGGGCCGTATCAGGTCCTGGAGTTGATCAACGAGGTGGCTGTCCGCCTCCAGCTGCCCCCCGGAGCACGGctgcacgacgtgttccacatCGGCGTCCTCAGGAAGTTCGTCGGCACACCGCCGGCTACCCCTCCACCACTACCCCCACTACGGCACGGGGCTGCTGTTCCTGCACCAGCCAAGGTCGCCAAGGCCCGGATCGCCAGGGGCGTGCGCCAGCTGCTCGTCGAATGGCAGGGCGAGCCACCATCTGCTGCTACCTGGGAGGATCTGGATGACTTCCGCTCTCGGTTTTCGGcttttcagctcgaggacgagctggacttcgaggcggggagagatgtcatgtgtgGACGGACGTACGCAAGGCACAGGCGCGCCCGCGACGTACGCCGCGCGGCTGAGCGCGCAGAGCGCGCGGTCCACCAGCCCGAAGGGGCAACTTCCAGTGGCTAGAAATCAGGGATTGGATTAGAGGCTGTTTTGGTTAGTCCTATAATTAGGGGAATTCCTTCCATAGTTGGTTGAGCCATTGGCTATTTATTCCTGTAAGCAGGGAAGAATGAATTAAGCAAGATTAATCTCCtattctcttcttcctccacgcCTTCTAAGCCCAGCCGGTTGAGAGGGGTATAACCTCCGCCCTGGAAGACTCAGCCGGAGACTACGAGCTTCGTAGTCGAGGGCCAGCTACCTTAAACTACAGTGCCCTTGACAGATGACGTATTTGTTTGAATCGGTATCAGAACTTCAATTTTTTGTTATAGAATTACTAGGCTCGATGCTTCTTACACATCCAAGTATCACAAGTTTAGTAAAGGACAAGAAAAGAGCAGCAGAAAGACAGCCTCAAACATGACGAAGCTATAGAAACTGCTGTCACCTGAGGGATTCCAGCAAGTAGTGCTGCAGCTGTAGATCCACTGTTATCAAAGCAGTAAAAACATAAAATCGTTTGCGGAAGTACCAGTATCGTGCAAGATTATGAATCAGACACTTGCCAATGAGAGAAAAAATGAGTGCTCTCTTACCTGCCAGCATGGTGAATAGCAGCTGCACATCTAGGAAAAAGCCAACTGTACGGTATTGATCTGAAAATTGTAATATTACTCACAACCAATTCCACATGGCAGGACAAGCATATATAACATCAATCTAGTACTCACCCTAAAAAGCAGAAAAGATGGCCATTAAAAAGGAGAGTGCTGTCACCACCAAGAGAAGGTGACTCCACACCTCTTGATTCATTTTCTGATGAAGCAATGGATTGGATTGCAGAATCCAATGGCTTGTATCCAGATGAAAAAAGGATGAATCTATAGTCTGATGACTCTATGGCAGCCTTAAGCACCATTAAAAACACTTTAGGATTTCTAAGAAAGCCCATTCTGCACCAGATTGGTCATAAAAGAAAATATGTAAGAAAAAAAATCTGGCAAATTTCTAAGAAGATTTGGAATGACAAGAGGAAAAAAAACTCCTAAAAACATAGAACATAGATATGTAAAATGAAGCTAGACCTAGAACGTAGAATGTTTTGCAAAGTGCAAAGCCATGTCCATAACTTTCTACTAACAGCTACATTTAGAGCAAAATAAGGCAATGAGAGCTGATCAACTTAGGTTCTACAATCTACATACTCTGATATACACTACTTAAAAAGATTAGTTGGTGGTGGTGGTTAGTTCTAAAGTTCTACTATGCCTTAACTCCGAGGACTTTTGTGCATTGATTTGTTCATGCATATGTGTATGCTCAGTGAATCCTTTGTGCACAGCTGTACTGAATTTCTTTGAGGTTATGGATTAATGATAGGTCAGAAAATCTATGTAGCTTCAAGGTTAAAAAATAATATTTGTGAACGATGAATAGCTCCATGAGTAGAGACATAATTTCAATATTTGTTGGAGATCCATTGCAATGCACAAGCACCAGGATAGAAAGAGTAAAAATAACAATACGAGTAATATTGGATGAGAACACACCTACCAATGGAACTTAATCCTACAAATATAGGTCTTGATGAATAAGCATTCCTTGTCAGGAAGTGTTCCAGGGAAAAATGGTTTGCACACAACATACCGCTAGATGAAGAATTGGTATTTCCAGACAACTCCATGCATTTGTCACAAGAAAATTGCCAAGCCATAGGAAGAAACCAAAAGCCACAAGCATGAGCATTGAATGGCCAATATCCTACCATGATGTTATGTAAAGTATTACTGaaattaggtacatgaaatgtgAAGAAATATAAACATCTAAAATGATTTTAAAAAAATGTGGGGGCACCAGAGCTCACCTGGGCACTCCACAATTTctttgctaaaaccatacctggaaaaacaaaactaataatCATTTATCCAGTATAAACTAATACAAGGGTGGTTTATCATTGTACAATTAATTAccatcaatcaatcacaatattTCATTTCCTAAGTTTTCCGTTGTCAAAGCAGTAGCTCACAGAATATAGAATATGAAGGTGTATTAACTTGATTGTTCTCATATAAGGCATAGGCTTCATATATCAAAGGCATGATACTAACAGTAATAAAGGTGACTCCTCTCGCACATGCCACAAAGGAAGATTGGTTACTGGATCCTGCAGTTATCAGAAAACCTGACCTCAGTAATGTTCCAACAGCTTAAACAGGACTGCAAACATACAAACAAAAACAATTATAGATAATACCCACTGTGAAAGGAATAGGGCTAAGATTCAGACAATCATTTCTCCATGATCCCCAACTTTCCGTGAAGAGTGCCCACATCCAGTCGATAATGTCAGTCCAGCAGACCTACCATTGCTTTACAACATTAATGTAGCATTTTTCCCCCTCAATGCTTAAGAGGCATACAACATTTCTCATACATTTCAGATGCTAACATATGagaatctgcaatgtctgtgtcACAGAGGTAGAGATAGAATAAAAATCACATAGCATAAGTATGGTGTATGGCACTATGGCAAACCTGATAATTACATAGAATGGTAAAAGTGTTCAGCCTCAAGGATCTAACGGATATCCCAACTGCTCTACAGGGCTTGGTGTCTACAGAATGAAGTGCTCTATTGTTTCCtcttatataataataataatgggcACTGTGTGAAATACATAAAATGGTAATAGTCATGAGACTATGTCTCTAGAAGACGACCCAATTTATCTGCACGC is from Miscanthus floridulus cultivar M001 chromosome 7, ASM1932011v1, whole genome shotgun sequence and encodes:
- the LOC136466815 gene encoding sterol 3-beta-glucosyltransferase UGT80B1-like is translated as MAFGTQGDVFPIAALAAAFGRDQQEYAVVFITHSAHRSLSAHLAPSNVRYMPVSSPPVLAAEQVENISSDSIQSNHERESFSMRKKAIQMEHRKECLSSIEEVFGNDPSISGDFIVINFFALEGWHLAELFQVKCVIAAPYFVPYSAPTSFERQFKQNFPLLYKYFQEAPANMVCWTDIIDWMWALFTESWGSWRNDCLNLSPIPFTDPVTNLPLWHVREESPLLLYGFSKEIVECPGYWPFNAHACGFWFLPMAWQFSCDKCMELSGNTNSSSSGMLCANHFSLEHFLTRNAYSSRPIFVGLSSIGRMGFLRNPKVFLMVLKAAIESSDYRFILFSSGYKPLDSAIQSIASSENESRGVESPSLGGDSTLLFNGHLFCFLGSIPYSWLFPRCAAAIHHAGSGSTAAALLAGIPQVTCPFLLDQFYWAERLHWLGVVPEPLQRQNLVPDNDDALSIHNAADVLVGAIRSALSPEIKTQAAKIADRLSFEDGIGEALRILKDRVLTQNKT